A part of Arachis hypogaea cultivar Tifrunner chromosome 12, arahy.Tifrunner.gnm2.J5K5, whole genome shotgun sequence genomic DNA contains:
- the LOC112728272 gene encoding uncharacterized protein isoform X2 yields MEIFPESVLSLWNKCEIRVLVLLSLLWQVILIICGPMRKHKRSGIKGLILNFVVWVTYLTADQLATVALGTLATNQIEVDKSNSKRESKDQSVQALWAPFLLLHLGGPDTITAYSLEDNTLWRRHLLGLIVQVSVAFYIFLRSWGNNALTFVAIPMFVSGIIKYSERNWVLRSATTDQFRKSLPSNVTLQIPNSDHILRDPELECIHKGYSLFPLVKRLYANLGVEDQDLTTSFNLAKECVLEMKPPSAFKVVQVQLGFLFDVLYTKASIIYTKKGLFLRLVSALSTTCAVVAFILVIHGDDAYSRVDVDITYVLFIGAIFLELYAFFAITLSDWTMCWLTKRERSCLLNLMYSFISRFRSILSGSKDKLYMSQLSLMDLCLKETTTSCIEDYLFNKILPLEFNLLRNERLEEVDTDMKKLIFNNILYSNHRFERNSLAINVIYWHVVTEIVYHSTSPSPGEEGKRKREACKKISDYLFYILLQHPSMLPPWIGGIEYIQDTINHARELCHHAESPAQAAQILKQYVNTNRDGVKSRKSFLDGSYGIFENMDQLHGVWLDILTSATDNFEWGSHAQQLPSGGEFLTHVSLLKMDHFLSQILSKKQTSETEVRTRDGQDA; encoded by the coding sequence ATGGAGATCTTCCCGGAGTCCGTACTATCACTGTGGAACAAATGTGAGATACGTGTTTTGGTTTTACTAAGCCTGTTATGGCAAGTTATCCTGATCATATGTGGTCCAATGAGAAAACACAAAAGAAGTGGCATCAAAGGATTGATCCTAAATTTTGTTGTTTGGGTGACATATTTGACGGCAGATCAGTTAGCAACTGTAGCATTGGGGACACTTGCCACGAACCAAATAGAGGTTGACAAGTCCAATTCCAAAAGAGAGAGCAAAGACCAATCTGTTCAAGCATTATGGGCACCTTTTCTGTTATTGCATCTTGGTGGCCCTGACACAATCACTGCTTATTCCTTGGAAGACAACACCTTATGGAGGAGGCACCTGCTTGGTCTAATTGTCCAAGTCAGTGTTGCATTCTACATCTTCCTAAGGTCATGGGGAAACAATGCACTAACATTTGTGGCCATTCCGATGTTTGTTTCCGGAATCATCAAGTACTCTGAGAGAAATTGGGTTCTAAGGTCTGCTACCACCGACCAATTTAGGAAGTCTTTGCCTTCAAATGTCACGCTACAAATCCCAAATTCAGATCACATCCTTAGGGACCCTGAATTGGAATGTATTCACAAAGGATATTCTTTGTTTCCCTTAGTCAAACGTCTTTATGCAAATCTAGGCGTAGAAGATCAAGATTTAACTACAAGCTTTAATTTGGCAAAAGAATGTGTGCTTGAGATGAAACCACCAAGTGCCTTTAAAGTGGTGCAAGTGCAACTTGGGTTTTTATTTGATGTGCTCTACACAAAGGCCTCTATAATTTATACCAAAAAAGGACTCTTTCTAAGATTGGTGAGTGCTTTATCCACAACATGTGCAGTGGTTGCATTCATTCTTGTGATTCATGGTGATGATGCCTACTCAAGGGTTGATGTTGATATAACATATGTTTTGTTTATTGGGGCAATCTTTCTTGAGCTTTATGCATTTTTTGCCATTACTTTGTCTGATTGGACAATGTGTTGGCTAACCAAAAGAGAGAGGAGTTGTTTGCTAAACTTAATGTACTCTTTCATTTCTCGCTTTCGATCAATTTTATCAGGCAGTAAAGACAAGTTATACATGAGTCAACTCAGCCTGATGGATCTTTGCTTAAAAGAGACAACCACATCTTGCATTGAAGACTACTTGTTCAACAAAATCTTACCCTTGGAATTTAATCTGCTCCGTAATGAGCGATTGGAAGAGGTGGATACCGATATGAAAAAACTTATATTTAACAACATACTATATAGCAATCATAGGTTTGAAAGGAATAGTTTAGCAATAAATGTGATTTATTGGCATGTTGTAACAGAGATTGTGTACCACTCCACTAGTCCTAGTCCTGGTGAGGAAGGCAAACGCAAACGTGAAGCATGCAAGAAGATATCTGATTATCTATTCTATATATTGCTTCAACACCCTTCCATGTTGCCTCCATGGATTGGTGGTATTGAATATATCCAAGACACCATCAATCATGCCCGAGAGTTATGTCATCATGCGGAGTCTCCTGCTCAAGCTGCTCAAATTCTAAAGCAATATGTGAATACGAATCGTGATGGAGTGAAAAGTCGCAAGTCATTCTTAGATGGAAGTTatggaatttttgaaaacatgGATCAGCTACATGGTGTCTGGTTAGATATCTTGACCTCCGCTACTGATAACTTTGAATGGGGTTCACATGCTCAACAACTACCAAGTGGAGGGGAATTCCTTACTCATGTTAGTCTTCTCAAGATGGatcattttttaagtcaaatctTGTCGAAAAAGCAAACTTCAGAAACAGAGGTGCGGACGAGGGATGGACAAgatgcataa
- the LOC112728272 gene encoding uncharacterized protein isoform X4: protein MEIFPESVLSLWNKYQLATVALGTLATNQIEVDKSNSKRESKDQSVQALWAPFLLLHLGGPDTITAYSLEDNTLWRRHLLGLIVQVSVAFYIFLRSWGNNALTFVAIPMFVSGIIKYSERNWVLRSATTDQFRKSLPSNVTLQIPNSDHILRDPELECIHKGYSLFPLVKRLYANLGVEDQDLTTSFNLAKECVLEMKPPSAFKVVQVQLGFLFDVLYTKASIIYTKKGLFLRLVSALSTTCAVVAFILVIHGDDAYSRVDVDITYVLFIGAIFLELYAFFAITLSDWTMCWLTKRERSCLLNLMYSFISRFRSILSGSKDKLYMSQLSLMDLCLKETTTSCIEDYLFNKILPLEFNLLRNERLEEVDTDMKKLIFNNILYSNHRFERNSLAINVIYWHVVTEIVYHSTSPSPGEEGKRKREACKKISDYLFYILLQHPSMLPPWIGGIEYIQDTINHARELCHHAESPAQAAQILKQYVNTNRDGVKSRKSFLDGSYGIFENMDQLHGVWLDILTSATDNFEWGSHAQQLPSGGEFLTHVSLLKMDHFLSQILSKKQTSETEVRTRDGQDA from the exons ATGGAGATCTTCCCGGAGTCCGTACTATCACTGTGGAACAAAT ATCAGTTAGCAACTGTAGCATTGGGGACACTTGCCACGAACCAAATAGAGGTTGACAAGTCCAATTCCAAAAGAGAGAGCAAAGACCAATCTGTTCAAGCATTATGGGCACCTTTTCTGTTATTGCATCTTGGTGGCCCTGACACAATCACTGCTTATTCCTTGGAAGACAACACCTTATGGAGGAGGCACCTGCTTGGTCTAATTGTCCAAGTCAGTGTTGCATTCTACATCTTCCTAAGGTCATGGGGAAACAATGCACTAACATTTGTGGCCATTCCGATGTTTGTTTCCGGAATCATCAAGTACTCTGAGAGAAATTGGGTTCTAAGGTCTGCTACCACCGACCAATTTAGGAAGTCTTTGCCTTCAAATGTCACGCTACAAATCCCAAATTCAGATCACATCCTTAGGGACCCTGAATTGGAATGTATTCACAAAGGATATTCTTTGTTTCCCTTAGTCAAACGTCTTTATGCAAATCTAGGCGTAGAAGATCAAGATTTAACTACAAGCTTTAATTTGGCAAAAGAATGTGTGCTTGAGATGAAACCACCAAGTGCCTTTAAAGTGGTGCAAGTGCAACTTGGGTTTTTATTTGATGTGCTCTACACAAAGGCCTCTATAATTTATACCAAAAAAGGACTCTTTCTAAGATTGGTGAGTGCTTTATCCACAACATGTGCAGTGGTTGCATTCATTCTTGTGATTCATGGTGATGATGCCTACTCAAGGGTTGATGTTGATATAACATATGTTTTGTTTATTGGGGCAATCTTTCTTGAGCTTTATGCATTTTTTGCCATTACTTTGTCTGATTGGACAATGTGTTGGCTAACCAAAAGAGAGAGGAGTTGTTTGCTAAACTTAATGTACTCTTTCATTTCTCGCTTTCGATCAATTTTATCAGGCAGTAAAGACAAGTTATACATGAGTCAACTCAGCCTGATGGATCTTTGCTTAAAAGAGACAACCACATCTTGCATTGAAGACTACTTGTTCAACAAAATCTTACCCTTGGAATTTAATCTGCTCCGTAATGAGCGATTGGAAGAGGTGGATACCGATATGAAAAAACTTATATTTAACAACATACTATATAGCAATCATAGGTTTGAAAGGAATAGTTTAGCAATAAATGTGATTTATTGGCATGTTGTAACAGAGATTGTGTACCACTCCACTAGTCCTAGTCCTGGTGAGGAAGGCAAACGCAAACGTGAAGCATGCAAGAAGATATCTGATTATCTATTCTATATATTGCTTCAACACCCTTCCATGTTGCCTCCATGGATTGGTGGTATTGAATATATCCAAGACACCATCAATCATGCCCGAGAGTTATGTCATCATGCGGAGTCTCCTGCTCAAGCTGCTCAAATTCTAAAGCAATATGTGAATACGAATCGTGATGGAGTGAAAAGTCGCAAGTCATTCTTAGATGGAAGTTatggaatttttgaaaacatgGATCAGCTACATGGTGTCTGGTTAGATATCTTGACCTCCGCTACTGATAACTTTGAATGGGGTTCACATGCTCAACAACTACCAAGTGGAGGGGAATTCCTTACTCATGTTAGTCTTCTCAAGATGGatcattttttaagtcaaatctTGTCGAAAAAGCAAACTTCAGAAACAGAGGTGCGGACGAGGGATGGACAAgatgcataa
- the LOC112728272 gene encoding uncharacterized protein isoform X3: MLSNFFFSLKVFPLQLRPYWCIQQKVMEIFPESVLSLWNKYQLATVALGTLATNQIEVDKSNSKRESKDQSVQALWAPFLLLHLGGPDTITAYSLEDNTLWRRHLLGLIVQVSVAFYIFLRSWGNNALTFVAIPMFVSGIIKYSERNWVLRSATTDQFRKSLPSNVTLQIPNSDHILRDPELECIHKGYSLFPLVKRLYANLGVEDQDLTTSFNLAKECVLEMKPPSAFKVVQVQLGFLFDVLYTKASIIYTKKGLFLRLVSALSTTCAVVAFILVIHGDDAYSRVDVDITYVLFIGAIFLELYAFFAITLSDWTMCWLTKRERSCLLNLMYSFISRFRSILSGSKDKLYMSQLSLMDLCLKETTTSCIEDYLFNKILPLEFNLLRNERLEEVDTDMKKLIFNNILYSNHRFERNSLAINVIYWHVVTEIVYHSTSPSPGEEGKRKREACKKISDYLFYILLQHPSMLPPWIGGIEYIQDTINHARELCHHAESPAQAAQILKQYVNTNRDGVKSRKSFLDGSYGIFENMDQLHGVWLDILTSATDNFEWGSHAQQLPSGGEFLTHVSLLKMDHFLSQILSKKQTSETEVRTRDGQDA, from the exons ATGTTATCCAACTTTTTTTTCTCACTAAAAGTTTTTCCTCTTCAATTACGTCCGTACTGGTGCATACAGCAGAAAGTGATGGAGATCTTCCCGGAGTCCGTACTATCACTGTGGAACAAAT ATCAGTTAGCAACTGTAGCATTGGGGACACTTGCCACGAACCAAATAGAGGTTGACAAGTCCAATTCCAAAAGAGAGAGCAAAGACCAATCTGTTCAAGCATTATGGGCACCTTTTCTGTTATTGCATCTTGGTGGCCCTGACACAATCACTGCTTATTCCTTGGAAGACAACACCTTATGGAGGAGGCACCTGCTTGGTCTAATTGTCCAAGTCAGTGTTGCATTCTACATCTTCCTAAGGTCATGGGGAAACAATGCACTAACATTTGTGGCCATTCCGATGTTTGTTTCCGGAATCATCAAGTACTCTGAGAGAAATTGGGTTCTAAGGTCTGCTACCACCGACCAATTTAGGAAGTCTTTGCCTTCAAATGTCACGCTACAAATCCCAAATTCAGATCACATCCTTAGGGACCCTGAATTGGAATGTATTCACAAAGGATATTCTTTGTTTCCCTTAGTCAAACGTCTTTATGCAAATCTAGGCGTAGAAGATCAAGATTTAACTACAAGCTTTAATTTGGCAAAAGAATGTGTGCTTGAGATGAAACCACCAAGTGCCTTTAAAGTGGTGCAAGTGCAACTTGGGTTTTTATTTGATGTGCTCTACACAAAGGCCTCTATAATTTATACCAAAAAAGGACTCTTTCTAAGATTGGTGAGTGCTTTATCCACAACATGTGCAGTGGTTGCATTCATTCTTGTGATTCATGGTGATGATGCCTACTCAAGGGTTGATGTTGATATAACATATGTTTTGTTTATTGGGGCAATCTTTCTTGAGCTTTATGCATTTTTTGCCATTACTTTGTCTGATTGGACAATGTGTTGGCTAACCAAAAGAGAGAGGAGTTGTTTGCTAAACTTAATGTACTCTTTCATTTCTCGCTTTCGATCAATTTTATCAGGCAGTAAAGACAAGTTATACATGAGTCAACTCAGCCTGATGGATCTTTGCTTAAAAGAGACAACCACATCTTGCATTGAAGACTACTTGTTCAACAAAATCTTACCCTTGGAATTTAATCTGCTCCGTAATGAGCGATTGGAAGAGGTGGATACCGATATGAAAAAACTTATATTTAACAACATACTATATAGCAATCATAGGTTTGAAAGGAATAGTTTAGCAATAAATGTGATTTATTGGCATGTTGTAACAGAGATTGTGTACCACTCCACTAGTCCTAGTCCTGGTGAGGAAGGCAAACGCAAACGTGAAGCATGCAAGAAGATATCTGATTATCTATTCTATATATTGCTTCAACACCCTTCCATGTTGCCTCCATGGATTGGTGGTATTGAATATATCCAAGACACCATCAATCATGCCCGAGAGTTATGTCATCATGCGGAGTCTCCTGCTCAAGCTGCTCAAATTCTAAAGCAATATGTGAATACGAATCGTGATGGAGTGAAAAGTCGCAAGTCATTCTTAGATGGAAGTTatggaatttttgaaaacatgGATCAGCTACATGGTGTCTGGTTAGATATCTTGACCTCCGCTACTGATAACTTTGAATGGGGTTCACATGCTCAACAACTACCAAGTGGAGGGGAATTCCTTACTCATGTTAGTCTTCTCAAGATGGatcattttttaagtcaaatctTGTCGAAAAAGCAAACTTCAGAAACAGAGGTGCGGACGAGGGATGGACAAgatgcataa
- the LOC112728272 gene encoding uncharacterized protein isoform X1, giving the protein MLSNFFFSLKVFPLQLRPYWCIQQKVMEIFPESVLSLWNKCEIRVLVLLSLLWQVILIICGPMRKHKRSGIKGLILNFVVWVTYLTADQLATVALGTLATNQIEVDKSNSKRESKDQSVQALWAPFLLLHLGGPDTITAYSLEDNTLWRRHLLGLIVQVSVAFYIFLRSWGNNALTFVAIPMFVSGIIKYSERNWVLRSATTDQFRKSLPSNVTLQIPNSDHILRDPELECIHKGYSLFPLVKRLYANLGVEDQDLTTSFNLAKECVLEMKPPSAFKVVQVQLGFLFDVLYTKASIIYTKKGLFLRLVSALSTTCAVVAFILVIHGDDAYSRVDVDITYVLFIGAIFLELYAFFAITLSDWTMCWLTKRERSCLLNLMYSFISRFRSILSGSKDKLYMSQLSLMDLCLKETTTSCIEDYLFNKILPLEFNLLRNERLEEVDTDMKKLIFNNILYSNHRFERNSLAINVIYWHVVTEIVYHSTSPSPGEEGKRKREACKKISDYLFYILLQHPSMLPPWIGGIEYIQDTINHARELCHHAESPAQAAQILKQYVNTNRDGVKSRKSFLDGSYGIFENMDQLHGVWLDILTSATDNFEWGSHAQQLPSGGEFLTHVSLLKMDHFLSQILSKKQTSETEVRTRDGQDA; this is encoded by the coding sequence ATGTTATCCAACTTTTTTTTCTCACTAAAAGTTTTTCCTCTTCAATTACGTCCGTACTGGTGCATACAGCAGAAAGTGATGGAGATCTTCCCGGAGTCCGTACTATCACTGTGGAACAAATGTGAGATACGTGTTTTGGTTTTACTAAGCCTGTTATGGCAAGTTATCCTGATCATATGTGGTCCAATGAGAAAACACAAAAGAAGTGGCATCAAAGGATTGATCCTAAATTTTGTTGTTTGGGTGACATATTTGACGGCAGATCAGTTAGCAACTGTAGCATTGGGGACACTTGCCACGAACCAAATAGAGGTTGACAAGTCCAATTCCAAAAGAGAGAGCAAAGACCAATCTGTTCAAGCATTATGGGCACCTTTTCTGTTATTGCATCTTGGTGGCCCTGACACAATCACTGCTTATTCCTTGGAAGACAACACCTTATGGAGGAGGCACCTGCTTGGTCTAATTGTCCAAGTCAGTGTTGCATTCTACATCTTCCTAAGGTCATGGGGAAACAATGCACTAACATTTGTGGCCATTCCGATGTTTGTTTCCGGAATCATCAAGTACTCTGAGAGAAATTGGGTTCTAAGGTCTGCTACCACCGACCAATTTAGGAAGTCTTTGCCTTCAAATGTCACGCTACAAATCCCAAATTCAGATCACATCCTTAGGGACCCTGAATTGGAATGTATTCACAAAGGATATTCTTTGTTTCCCTTAGTCAAACGTCTTTATGCAAATCTAGGCGTAGAAGATCAAGATTTAACTACAAGCTTTAATTTGGCAAAAGAATGTGTGCTTGAGATGAAACCACCAAGTGCCTTTAAAGTGGTGCAAGTGCAACTTGGGTTTTTATTTGATGTGCTCTACACAAAGGCCTCTATAATTTATACCAAAAAAGGACTCTTTCTAAGATTGGTGAGTGCTTTATCCACAACATGTGCAGTGGTTGCATTCATTCTTGTGATTCATGGTGATGATGCCTACTCAAGGGTTGATGTTGATATAACATATGTTTTGTTTATTGGGGCAATCTTTCTTGAGCTTTATGCATTTTTTGCCATTACTTTGTCTGATTGGACAATGTGTTGGCTAACCAAAAGAGAGAGGAGTTGTTTGCTAAACTTAATGTACTCTTTCATTTCTCGCTTTCGATCAATTTTATCAGGCAGTAAAGACAAGTTATACATGAGTCAACTCAGCCTGATGGATCTTTGCTTAAAAGAGACAACCACATCTTGCATTGAAGACTACTTGTTCAACAAAATCTTACCCTTGGAATTTAATCTGCTCCGTAATGAGCGATTGGAAGAGGTGGATACCGATATGAAAAAACTTATATTTAACAACATACTATATAGCAATCATAGGTTTGAAAGGAATAGTTTAGCAATAAATGTGATTTATTGGCATGTTGTAACAGAGATTGTGTACCACTCCACTAGTCCTAGTCCTGGTGAGGAAGGCAAACGCAAACGTGAAGCATGCAAGAAGATATCTGATTATCTATTCTATATATTGCTTCAACACCCTTCCATGTTGCCTCCATGGATTGGTGGTATTGAATATATCCAAGACACCATCAATCATGCCCGAGAGTTATGTCATCATGCGGAGTCTCCTGCTCAAGCTGCTCAAATTCTAAAGCAATATGTGAATACGAATCGTGATGGAGTGAAAAGTCGCAAGTCATTCTTAGATGGAAGTTatggaatttttgaaaacatgGATCAGCTACATGGTGTCTGGTTAGATATCTTGACCTCCGCTACTGATAACTTTGAATGGGGTTCACATGCTCAACAACTACCAAGTGGAGGGGAATTCCTTACTCATGTTAGTCTTCTCAAGATGGatcattttttaagtcaaatctTGTCGAAAAAGCAAACTTCAGAAACAGAGGTGCGGACGAGGGATGGACAAgatgcataa